In Syngnathus acus chromosome 21, fSynAcu1.2, whole genome shotgun sequence, one genomic interval encodes:
- the tent5c gene encoding terminal nucleotidyltransferase 5C, with protein sequence MAAKGSTSAALSWEQVSRLDEVLSEVVPVHGRGNFPTLEVSLKDIVARVRSSLALSGVRVKDVRLNGSTASHVLVRDLGWSYKDLDVIFRVDLPHESEFRLIRDVVLGTLLDFLPEGVNKEKITPATLKEAYVQKLVKVNTEQDRWSLISLSNNNGRNVELKFVDRIRRQFEFSVDSFQIVLDSVLAFYAARDATVSMSPEHHPGVSGESVYGDFDEALGHLRDKLIATKRPEEIRGGGLLKYCNLLVRDFRPASEEEFKGLERYMCSRFFIDFPDIGEQQRKVEAYLHSHFVGEESSKYDYLMILRRVVNESTVCLMGHERRQTLHLISLMAFRVLAEQNAIPDASCVTCYYQPAPYVRDHNFSNYYVANQNIPTWLPCN encoded by the coding sequence ATGGCTGCCAAAGGGTCAACAAGTGCTGCTCTATCGTGGGAGCAAGTGAGTCGCCTGGATGAGGTCTTGAGCGAGGTGGTGCCGGTCCATGGCCGCGGCAACTTCCCCACGCTGGAGGTGAGTCTGAAGGACATCGTGGCTCGAGTGCGCTCCAGCCTGGCACTGAGCGGCGTCCGTGTGAAAGACGTGCGTCTGAACGGCTCCACGGCCAGCCACGTGCTAGTGCGCGACCTGGGCTGGAGCTACAAGGACCTGGACGTCATCTTCAGGGTGGACTTGCCGCACGAGTCGGAGTTCCGGCTCATCCGCGACGTGGTGCTGGGCACACTGCTGGACTTTCTGCCCGAGGGCGTCAACAAGGAGAAGATCACGCCAGCGACTCTGAAGGAGGCCTATGTGCAAAAGCTGGTCAAGGTCAACACAGAGCAAGACCGCTGGAGCCTCATCTCCTTGTCCAACAACAACGGCCGCAACGTCGAGCTCAAGTTTGTCGACCGCATTCGCCGCCAGTTCGAGTTCAGCGTCGACTCCTTCCAGATTGTCCTGGATTCGGTGTTGGCCTTCTACGCAGCCCGCGATGCCACCGTGTCCATGTCCCCCGAGCACCACCCAGGGGTGAGCGGTGAGAGTGTGTATGGCGACTTTGACGAGGCGCTGGGCCACCTGCGTGACAAGCTCATCGCCACCAAGCGGCCTGAGGAAATCCGTGGCGGCGGGCTGCTCAAGTACTGCAACCTTCTGGTGCGCGACTTTCGGCCCGCCAGCGAAGAAGAGTTCAAGGGCCTAGAGCGCTACATGTGCTCGCGCTTCTTCATCGACTTCCCCGACATCGGCGAGCAGCAGCGCAAGGTGGAGGCATACCTTCACAGCCACTTTGTGGGCGAGGAGTCCAGCAAGTACGATTACCTCATGATCCTGCGCCGTGTGGTCAACGAAAGCACCGTCTGCCTCATGGGCCACGAACGGCGCCAGACTCTGCACCTCATCTCACTCATGGCGTTCCGCGTGCTCGCCGAGCAGAACGCCATACCCGACGCCTCCTGCGTCACCTGCTACTACCAGCCGGCGCCGTACGTACGCGACCACAACTTCAGCAACTACTACGTGGCCAACCAGAACATTCCCACGTGGCTGCCGTGCAACTGA
- the gdap2 gene encoding ganglioside-induced differentiation-associated protein 2, which produces MPEGMDPLGARSQFVDIQTLPTWQQLEEDGEHIPQDLSDNLLSQQSFPSPFPFRPDINCKIILFTGDVALLNCTAITNTSNEVLNDKNPVSERIHQLAGPELKDELLKLKGCRTGEAKLTKGFNLAARFIIHTVGPKYKAKYRTAAESSLYSCYRNILQLATEQSMASVGISVVSTAKRGYPLEDAAHIAFRTVRRFLEKHGSSIEAVVFAVSDTEEAVYRKLLPLYFPRSEEEERVCLPLVPADIGNSEGEPVIPERQIRISEKPGSLEDDSEEDNLESDLGQVGHHAFARMEGDVDKQRKLILQGHMSEAAVQKQHQRNYNRWLCQARAEDLSDIAALKALYQTGVDMCGRTVMVVVGRNIPVTLIDLEKALLYFIHVMDHIAVKEYVMVYFHTLTGEHNHLNTEFLKNLHDIVDVKFKKNLKAFYFVHPTFRSKVSTWFFTTFSVSGMKDKVRYLDNLQQLFTCIRPEQIDIPPFVLDYDARLNGRSQSSGP; this is translated from the exons ATGCCCGAGGGGATGGATCCTCTGGGTGCTCGCTCCCAGTTTGTGGACATCCAAACCCTCCCCACGTGGCAGCAGCTGGAAGAGGATGGCGAGCACATTCCGCAGGATCTGAGTGACAACCTGCTCAGCCAGCAGTCCTTTCCATCGCCCTTCCCCTTCAGACCCGACATCAACTGCAAAATCATCCTCTT CACCGGTGACGTAGCACTGTTGAACTGCACCGCTATCACCAACACCAGCAATGAAGTGCTCAACGACAAGAACCCTGTATCAGAGCGCATCCATCAGCTGGCGGGCCCCGAGCTGAAAGACGAGCTGCTCAAACTTAAAG GATGTCGCACGGGAGAGGCGAAGCTTACAAAAGGATTCAACCTGGCAGCGAGGTTCATCATCCACACAGTGGGACCAAAGTACAAAGCCAAGTACAGAACAGCAGCAGAGAGCTCACTGTACAGCTGCTACAGGAACATCTTGCAGCTGGCCAC GGAACAGTCGATGGCATCTGTTGGCATCAGCGTAGTGAGCACAGCCAAACGAGGATACCCACTGGAGGACGCCGCACACATCGCATTCA GAACAGTCCGCAGGTTCCTGGAAAAGCATGGAAGCAGCATCGAGGCAGTGGTGTTTGCTGTGTCAGACACTGAGGAG GCGGTGTATAGGAAATTGCTGCCGCTCTACTTTCCGCGctccgaggaggaggagagggtgTGCCTGCCACTCGTGCCAGCCGATATCGGCAACTCGGAGGGCGAGCCTGTCATCCCCGAGAGGCAAATCCGCATCTCTGAAAAACCGGGAAGCTTGGAAG ATGATTCGGAGGAAGACAATCTGGAGTCAGATCTAGGCCAAGTGGGCCATCACGCCTTTGCTCGAATGGAGGGTGACGTCGACAAGCAACGCAAGCTGATTCTACAGGGTCACATGTCAGAGGCAGCCGTGCAAAAGCAGCACCAAAGGAA CTACAACCGCTGGTTGTGCCAAGCCAGAGCAGAGGACCTCTCCGACATCGCTGCCCTGAAAGCATTATATCAGACAG GTGTGGACATGTGTGGCAGGACAGTGATGGTTGTGGTGGGAAGAAACATTCCAGTGACCCTTATTGACCTTGAGAAG GCCTTGCTGTATTTCATTCATGTGATGGACCACATTGCTGTTAAGGAGTATGTGATGGTCTACTTCCACACGCTGACGGGAGAACACAACCACTTGAACACGGAATTCCTCAAAAACCTCCATGACATCGTTGACGTCAA GTTTAAGAAGAATTTAAAGGCCTTCTACTTTGTACATCCGACATTTCGCTCAAAG GTGTCAACTTGGTTCTTCACCACCTTCAGCGTGTCCGGCATGAAGGACAAAGTGCGTTACCTTGACAACCTGCAGCAGCTCTTCACCTGCATCAGGCCGGAGCAGATTGACATCCCGCCTTTTGTGCTGGACTACGATGCACGG TTGAACGGACGTTCCCAGTCGTCTGGCCCATGA
- the LOC119115369 gene encoding cyclin-Y-like, which produces MGSTTSCCVPATPKVHSRLEEDHTEPNLRQEETLTKNNLQHISDIENMDELDMMLSPADHPQSCTMFLSKSMNDVRERQKIHFIRYRGPTSRWKYSSCSTIFLDENTVSRPHLKYTIKCVALAIYYHIKNRDDNETPLLDIFDERLHPLSRSQQVPGDYDRRDPDQRQVYRFVRTLFCAAQLRSECAIVMLVYLERLLTYAEVSMSPATWRRMVLGAVLLASKVWDDQAVWNVDYCHILKDMTVADMNDLERHFLELVQFNINVPSSVYVKYYFDLRSLSEANDLSIPLEALSHQKAQKLEAISRLSESAFKEARRASRKRSASVDHLDGDTWLPAILS; this is translated from the exons ATGGGTAGCACGACGTCCTGCTGCGTCCCCGCCACCCCGAAAGTCCACTCCAGACTGGAAGAGGACCACACGGAACCGAACCTACGCCAGGAGGAGACACTAACAAAGAACAATCTGCAACACATCAGTGACATCGAGAACATGGACG AATTGGACATGATGTTGAGTCCAGCAGATCATCCTCAAAGCTGCACCATGTTCCTCAGCAAATCCATGAATGACG tACGAGAAAGACAGAAGATTCATTTCATCCGCTAC CGCGGTCCGACCAGCAGATGGAAGTATAGCTCCTGCTCCACTATCTTTCTTGATGAGAACACGGTCAGCAGACCTCACCTGAAATACACTATCAAATG TGTCGCGTTGGCAATTTACTACCACATAAAGAACAG GGATGACAACGAAACGCCGCTTCTGGACATTTTTGACGAGAGGCTTCACCCTCTCTCG AGATCGCAGCAGGTGCCTGGCGACTACGATCGCCGGGACCCAGATCAGAGGCAGGTTTATCGCTTTGTCCGCACGCTCTTCTGCGCCGCGCAGCTCAGGTCTGAGTGCGCCATTGTCATGCTG GTGTACCTGGAGAGGCTTCTGACGTACGCGGAGGTCTCCATGAGTCCCGCTACGTGGAGACGAATGGTGCTGGGTGCTGTCCTGCTGGCGTCCAAAGTGTGGGACGACCAGGCAGTGTGGAACGTGGACTACTGTCACATCCTCAAAGACATGACCGTGGCCGACAT GAACGATCTGGAGCGTCACTTCCTAGAGCTTGTGCAGTTCAACATCAACGTGCCTTCGAGTGTTTATGTCAAGTATTACTTTGACCTGCGCTCGCTCTCAGAGGCCAATGACCTCAGCATCCCGCTGGAAGCCCTCAGCCACCAGAAGGCCCAAAAGCTGGAG GCTATTTCCAGACTGAGTGAATCCGCATTCAAGGAAGCACGGCGAGCCTCCAGGAAGCGTTCGGCTAGTGTGGATCACCTGGACGGAGACACGTGGCTTCCTGCCATCCTCTCTTAA
- the LOC119115368 gene encoding zinc finger protein OZF-like, which translates to MCARSKAEYDEELCGSNKDIKRQRRDAGLNQASINNPVGLLKADISEKYLRLEQHESESTHVKEEPESALITGEEEPETILVKEEDEPEAPHLKEEDDVIKLPLSFPYFKSEDESEEHRGAKPPNSNSTGDADHRGPSLACSNDSSHFLGDDEDDNKEAERGMTCPIDNKCWQCGKTFCSKGNLNVHLRKHSGDKPFTCTVCGQSFTERGTLTVHTRTHTGEKPFACSFCDESFSVKASLTRHTRMHTGEKPFMCSVCGKSFIEKGTLVKHTRTHTGEKSFVCSVCGKCFSEKGTLRKHTRIHSGEKAFACLVCGQSFTVKTSLTRHTKTHTGEKPFTCSICGKRFAAKSCLVRHTRIHTGEKPFVCSVCGKSFAQKPNLTVHKRIHTRDKPLACLVWGQRFAKKMPLKGHKGRHTRGTHELSSIC; encoded by the exons ATGTGTGCAAGATCGAAAGCAGAGTACGACGAGGAACTTTGTGGGAGTAATAAAGACATCAAACGTCAACGACGAGACGCTGGTCTCAATCAAGCATCCATCAACAATCCAGTTGGGCTACTCAAAGCAG ACATCAGTGAAAAATATCTTCGTCTTGAGCAACATGAGTCAGAGTCTACTCACGTCAAAGAGGAGCCAGAGTCTGCCCTTATTACAGGAGAAGAGGAGCCAGAAACCATCCTTgttaaagaggaagatgaaCCAGAGGCCCCTCACCTTAAAGAGGAAGACGACGTCATCAAGTTGCCATTGAGTTTTCCCTATTTCAAGAGTGAAGATGAGAGTGAGGAGCACAGAGGGGCAAAGCCTCCAAATAGCAACTCAACAGGTGATGCTGACCACCGTGGACCATCACTAGCATGTAGTAATGACTCATCACATTTCCTTggtgatgatgaggatgataaTAAAGAGGCTGAAAGGGGCATGACATGTCCCATCGACAACAAATGCTGGCAGTgtgggaaaacattttgttccaaGGGGAATTTGAATGTTCACTTGAGAAAACACTCTGGGGACAAACCTTTCACCTGcacagtttgtggccaaagctTCACTGAAAGAGGCACCTTGACAgtacacacaagaacacacactggagagaaaccttttgccTGTTCATTTTGTGACGAAAGCTTCTCTGTAAAGGCAAGTTTAACCAGACACACAAGAATGcacactggagagaaaccATTCAtgtgctcagtttgtggtaaGAGCTTTATCGAAAAGGGGACTTTGGTCAAACACACACGAACGCACACAGGAGAGAAAAGTTTTGtgtgctcagtttgtggtaaATGCTTCTCGGAGAAAGGCACTTtgagaaaacacacaagaatACACAGTGGAGAGAAAGCCTTTGCCTGCTTAGTTTGTGGTCAAAGCTTCACTGTGAAGACAAGTTTGACAAGGCATacgaaaacacacacaggagagAAACCTTTTACCTGCTCAATTTGTGGCAAACGCTTCGCTGCAAAGTCTTGTTTGGTGAGGCACACCCGAATacacactggagagaaaccATTTgtatgctcagtttgtggcaaaaGTTTTGCTCAAAAGCCAAATTTAACAGTGCACAAGAGAATACACACACGGGACAAACCTTTGGCCTGCTTAGTTTGGGGTCAAAGGTTTGCGAAAAAGATGCCATTAAAAGGACACAAAGGGAGACACACGAGGGGAACACATGAATTGTCGAGCATCTGCTGA